The Chitinophaga caeni genome segment GTACTTCTCAGGATTCTCGAATTCGAATCGCCGTTTTTCAAATCGAGCAGAGAATAACTCGTTTTCACGGTGATCCAACTCGACCCAGTTCTCTCGATCGGTAGATGCTTTTAAGGTCCATTGCATCGGATCACGGCTTTCTGCATCATTAGCAGATGTAAGCGTGTAGGCGTCGATTCTTTGGGAAGCGATCAGGTTTAGTTCCATCCACATAGTATCGATAAATGGATTGGTCAGGAATTTGGTATCTGCGGCACCATCCACAACTTTTTTGGAACCTTCGTTTGCAGCATCTCCACCGCTGTTTTCAATATTTACGAATAGGTCACCGACATCAGTCATGTCTTTCTCCTCCTCCGGCGAGGGCGGAAGCAAATCATACGTCCGTTCGGTCTTCTTGTCGCAACTGGCTAAACCCAGTAGCAATAGGCCAAGCAAGAACACGGTCCTAATTTTGGTTGATTTAAGCATAATCATATCATGTTGTTTTTGTCTTTTTAATTAATAGGCATAGCTGCGCCATTAGCTTGCATTCACGCAAGCCCGGTATAGGAAAATTTTAAGCTAAATCGATTTTGCTTGTACTTAAAAAAATATCTTTATGTTTTCATACGATGCATACCCAGCATTAAGTTGGAATTTTTATCACAATAACTAATAGAAATATTCTAACGTGTCATCTTTCAGCTAAATCGATTTTGC includes the following:
- a CDS encoding discoidin domain-containing protein, with amino-acid sequence MLKSTKIRTVFLLGLLLLGLASCDKKTERTYDLLPPSPEEEKDMTDVGDLFVNIENSGGDAANEGSKKVVDGAADTKFLTNPFIDTMWMELNLIASQRIDAYTLTSANDAESRDPMQWTLKASTDRENWVELDHRENELFSARFEKRRFEFENPEKYKYYRLYIEKVNGSSLFQLAEWRIISRPEDAE